The sequence ACAAGTGGCGATACGGTGAAGAAACCCTGATGGGCCGCAACCACGATCATTCGCAGCAATAAATGCTCAGGAAAGAGGAAGCAAAATGACTCTGGAAATTAAAACGGCGGGGATAGAACCGATCCGCCAGACCTTTGCCAATATCAGCCGTCGTTTTGGCGAAAAACCGGCCAGCCGATATCAGGAAGCCACCTACGACGTACAGGGCGAAGCCAACTTTCATTACCGCCCGCTATGGGAGCAGGAAAAGCAGCTTAACGACAAGAGCCGTACCGTCATTGAAATGGCCGACTGGTACAGCTTCCGCGATCCGCGTCAGTTCTACTACGGCGCCTATGTGCAGCATCGGGCCCGCATGCAGGAAGGCGCCGAGAACAACTATGCCTTCTTTGAAAAACGCGACCTGGCCGCCAAGCTGAGCGATGAACTGAAAGCCTGTGTCACCCGCTTTCTGCTGCCCCTGCGTCATGTAGAGCAAACCGCCAACCTGAATCATATGTTTGCCGCCGACTACGGCTATGGCACCGCCCTCACCCAGGCCCAGCTGTTTGCCGGCATGGACAGGCTGGGCATGGCCCAGTATCTCTCCCGCATCGGGCTGTTGCTTGATG comes from Oceanimonas doudoroffii and encodes:
- a CDS encoding aromatic/alkene monooxygenase hydroxylase subunit beta, whose product is MTLEIKTAGIEPIRQTFANISRRFGEKPASRYQEATYDVQGEANFHYRPLWEQEKQLNDKSRTVIEMADWYSFRDPRQFYYGAYVQHRARMQEGAENNYAFFEKRDLAAKLSDELKACVTRFLLPLRHVEQTANLNHMFAADYGYGTALTQAQLFAGMDRLGMAQYLSRIGLLLDGNSAEALAQAKEYWMTDPAWQGLRALCEETLVTKDWFELFTAQSLVLDTLLHDVIYRQLDAWLVTNDGRDLGLLTEFMQECHKDLGRWSDSVFKVAANESEANRQQLLQWTEKWRGKAADALSPLVRDMLGDDALQEALIALDTRIAKAGISKK